The Deinococcus misasensis DSM 22328 genome includes a window with the following:
- a CDS encoding TetR family transcriptional regulator, with protein MRRARSDSQKEDRKNQILDSALVLWHTTPYSEITMQMVAKTSELAKGTLYLYFQSKEELFLEILKNKLQDWFAELKTEFQPELTPEQLVGAISTSLKNKEDMLRLLGMLSGVLEAGVSTEVGLNFKMWLNQELSQMGEVLEQALDLKNGVQFLLHLYGTIMGLYQTANIPLALQEALKERPELQCLLLDFHAELEQAALALLKGHVRAEG; from the coding sequence ATGCGACGTGCCCGGAGCGACAGCCAGAAAGAAGACCGCAAGAACCAGATTCTGGACAGTGCCCTTGTGCTCTGGCACACCACCCCTTACAGCGAAATCACCATGCAAATGGTCGCAAAAACCAGTGAACTCGCCAAAGGCACCCTGTACCTGTATTTCCAGAGCAAAGAAGAACTCTTTCTGGAAATCCTCAAAAACAAGTTGCAGGACTGGTTTGCAGAATTGAAAACCGAGTTTCAACCAGAGCTGACCCCAGAGCAACTGGTGGGGGCCATCAGCACCTCTCTGAAAAACAAAGAGGACATGCTGCGTTTGCTGGGCATGCTCTCCGGGGTGCTGGAAGCCGGGGTCAGCACAGAAGTGGGCCTGAATTTCAAGATGTGGCTGAATCAAGAATTGTCCCAGATGGGAGAGGTGCTGGAGCAGGCTCTGGACCTGAAAAATGGAGTGCAATTTTTGCTGCACCTGTATGGCACCATCATGGGCCTGTACCAGACTGCCAACATCCCCCTTGCCCTGCAAGAAGCCCTCAAGGAACGCCCCGAGTTGCAGTGCCTCCTGCTGGATTTTCATGCTGAACTGGAACAGGCGGCTCTGGCCCTCTTGAAGGGACATGTTCGGGCAGAAGGCTGA